A DNA window from Ostrea edulis chromosome 5, xbOstEdul1.1, whole genome shotgun sequence contains the following coding sequences:
- the LOC125650565 gene encoding dual specificity mitogen-activated protein kinase kinase 1-like isoform X3, whose protein sequence is MNFSATSKMKKNMKGLTLPGGENTTPPASGPAGDQLDKPTEISGIDLQDLQQRVKEMDINEQQRERLETFLTQKEQVGELTQENDFEKLGELGAGNGGVVMKVIHKPSGIIMARKLIHLEIKPAVRKQIIRELKVLHECNSPFIVGFYGAFYSEGEISICMEYMDGGSLDLILKKAGRIPEPILGKLTVAVLKGLSYLREKHQIMHRDVKPSNILVNSRGEIKICDFGVSGQLIDSMANSFVGTRSYMSPERLQGTHYSVQSDIWSLGLSLVEMAIGRYPIPPPSPEDLGSIFGEEAMAEHLEAARTGKPLKGCPGDFQVLTGDGPLPMAIFELLEYIVNECHILSCKDFSYPFFLIPNVANTRHIIKNWFH, encoded by the exons ATGAACTTCTCTGCCACATCAAAGATGAAGAAGAATATGAAAGGACTTACTCTACCGGGAGGAGAGAACACAACCCCCCCTGCCTCTGGGCCTGCAGGGGACCAACTCGA TAAACCCACAGAAATCAGTGGCATAGACCTACAGGATTTACAACAGAGGGTAAAAGAAATGGACATCAATGAACAACAGAGAGAGAGGCTAGAAACATTCCTCACCCAGAAAGAACAAGTCGGGGAGTTGACCCAGGAAAACGATTTTGAGAAGCTTGGGGAACTTGGGGCAGGAAATGGGGGTGTTGTCATGAAGGTCATTCACAAACCCTCGGGGATCATCATGGCTAGAAAG CTTATTCATTTAGAAATCAAGCCGGCTGTTCGCAAGCAGATAATCCGAGAACTTAAAGTACTCCATGAGTGTAACTCTCCATTTATAGTGGGCTTCTATGGTGCTTTCTACAGTGAAGGAGAAATTAGTATCTGCATGGAGTACATG GATGGTGGATCATTGGATCTGATACTTAAGAAAGCTGGTAGGATTCCTGAACCAATCTTGGGAAAATTAACTGTAGCG GTTTTAAAGGGATTAAGTTATCTTCGAGAAAAACATCAGATCATGCACAGAG ATGTCAAACCTTCCAATATATTAGTGAATTCAAGAGGGGAAATAAAGATCTGTGATTTTGGAGTTAGTGGACAACTCATTGATTCAATGGCCAATTCCTTCGTAGGAACCCGGTCCTATATGTCA CCAGAGAGGTTACAGGGCACCCACTATTCTGTACAATCAGACATCTGGAGCCTGGGTTTGTCCCTGGTGGAGATGGCCATTGGCCGTTACCCAATACCTCCCCCTTCCCCGGAGGATCTGGGTAGTATATTTGGAGAGGAAGCCATGGCTGAACACTTGGAAGCAGCTAGGACAGGCAAACCCTTGAAAG GATGTCCTGGAGATTTTCAGGTTCTTACAGGTGATGGCCCTTTACCAATGGCCATCTTTGAACTTCTTGAGTACATTGTAAATGAG TGCCATATTTTGAGTTGTAAGGATTTTTCCTATCCATTCTTCCTAATTCCAAATGTTGCAAATACCAGacacataataaaaaattggtttcattaa